The Bradyrhizobium sp. WSM471 genome includes the window CTGCTCAACAACCTGCTCTACGATCTCTCCGAGCTCGGCATCCCCTTCGACCAGGTCTCGCGCGCGGCCACCGCGCAGCCGCAGGTCTGGAGCATGACGCGGCTGGCGCGTTTCGCCGCGATCATGGGGCCGTTGTCCTCGGTCTTCGACTTCCTGACCTTCGGCGCTCTCATCATGCTGTTTCATGCGTCGCCGGACGAATTCCGCACCGCATGGTTCATCGAATCCATGGCGACGCAGATCCTCGTGATCTTCATCATTCGCACCAATGGCCGACCGTGGCGCAGCTGGCCCGATCCGGTGCTGTCCGCCTCCTCGCTGGTCGCCCTGCTGGTCGCGATGGTGGTGCCCTTCACGCCGGTCGGTGCCTGGTTCGGCTTTGTTGCACCGCCACCGGTCATGATGGGCGGCATCGCGGTTCTGGTTGCCGTCTATCTCGCCTGTGCCGAACTGTTGAAGCCGTTCGCGATCCGTGCCGGGCTCAAGCGTTGAGCGGGTTCCGGCCGCTGCCATGCATGGACGCGATGCGCCTCGCGCCGTTGATATCGGCCGGATTTCCGTGTCTTTGAACGGGCCGGGTCTGAACCGGCCCGGGTGCCGCCGGGCTGGAGGCTCGGCGCATGACGCGGGGCCACAACAATCACAATGTCCGCCACCGACGAGACCACCGGGGCCGCCACGTCCGGCCACAACTGGATCGCCAACCAGCCTTATCTGCTGCTCAGCATCACCGCGCTGTGTTGGGCCGGCAATGCGATTGTCGGACGGCTCGCCGCCGGTCACATCCCGCCGGTGACGCTGTCGTTCCTGCGCTGGTTCTTCGCCTTTCTGCTGGTGCTGCCGTTCGCCTGGAAACACCTTGCGCAGGACTGGCCCGCGATCCGCGGCAAGCTCGGCCTGATGGTCACGCTCTCGATCACCGGCATCGGCGCCTTCAACACGCTGCAATATTGGGCGCTCGAGCATACGCAGGCGCTCAACACGCTGCTCTTGCAATCCGCCGCGCCGCTCGTCGTGGCGCTGTGGTCGCTCGCCATCCTCGGCGTCAGGCTCACCGCGGCGCAGGCCTTCGGCGTACTGCTGTCGATGTGCGGCGTGCTGATCATTCTGCTGCATGGCGATTTCACCACGCTGTCGAACATCGACTTCAACAAGGGCGACCTCATCTTCGTCGTCGCGCTTGTTATCTTCGCGCTCTATTCGGTGCTGACCTTGAAGCGGCCGCCGATGCACGGCCTGTCGTTCCTCGCCTTCACGTTCGGCTGCGGTGCGGCCTGTCTCATTCCGCTGGAGATCTGGGAGTTGTCCGCGCGTCCCGTGATGAAGCTCGACGGGCCGAACCTCCTGACCCTGTTCTATGTCGCGGTGTTCCCCTCGACGCTCGCCTATCTCTGCTTCAATCGCGGTGTCCGGCTGATCGGCGCCAACCGCGCCGCGCCGTTCTTCCATGTCGTGCCGGTGTTCGGCTCGATCATGGCGATGGCGTTTCTGGGCGAGCACCCGCAGGCGTTCCACTTCATCGGCTTCGCGCTGGTGCTGGCCGGTGTGTTCGTGGCGTCACGGAAGCAGGCGGCATAGCTCGTCTTCAAATGTAGCGCGCCGCACCCATGCAGAGCGTCGTGAGCAGCGCCGCGGCCACGCGCTGAGCAGTCGCAATGCGTGAATGGATGATCGCTGAATCGCCCGAGCCGCGGCTCAAGGCGAGAACCGCGCGGGGCCAATTGCGGCCTGAGCGCCGACCGCGATCAACGCGCAGACCGCGAGGGCCTGCTCGGTCGTGCCGAAGCTGCCGGAGTGGGCGAGATGGCCGAGATGGGCTCCGGTCAGGACCGCGATCGTCGCCACCTCAAGACGTTTGCGGAGCTGCGCCCGCGGCGGTCGCCCGAGGAGGTCTGCCGCTTGATGCAGGCCGCGTGACGCGCCGCTGTTGATGGGTTGATACTGGCGGGACAGAAAGCGCACTGAGCGGAAGAAGTAGGGCCACGAGCGTCTCGCTTTCCTTGCAATTTGTCCGGGACCAAGGTTCAATGTCCCGATTGCTGGCTTCCCGATCCAATAACCCAACTGTAATTGCAGGGAGAGTGATATGGGCGCATTGATGGCCGAGGACGATATCTATATCGGCCCGCTGTTCGATCTGTTCAATTTGAGATTTGGTCCCGAGCAGAAAGATATCGAACTGACTGCCGGGGGCGTGTCCGAAATCAAGGCCCTGCAGGACGAATTCGAAATCTTCCAGGAAGGACGGCCGCTCGTCGAGAGCGCAAAGCTCCTCGGATTGGGCGGCCTGAACAACAACCGTGCAAAGAACCGGTGGTACAGTGTGCTGGCCTGGCTGGCCAAGGTCCCCTCGGACCAGGACGGCGAAACGGGCGACCAGCGCATCGTGAACGCATTAATCAAGAACTTTGCGCGCAAGTCGCCGCTGCCTTGCTTCATGAAGGCCCATGATTCCCGCGATACCGGCGGCTACGGCCTGCGGGTCGTGGTTCGCGAAGACAACCCGGTCTTCTACATCGAGCGAACGTATCTCACGATCTCGGTGCCGATGGCGCCCAAGGTCCCGCCTGGAGGCAAGGGCAAGAAGAAGAAGTCGAAGAAATAGGCGGGCTAATGCGCGCCGCCGTTGTCACGAGCGAGCTTGCCTCTCCGGGCGCCGGAGACCTGAGCCGGATCTACAACGGCATCGCCGCCTATTATTCGGCGAAGGTCGCACGCTTCGGCGCGACGCCGAACGGCGTCGACTGGACCTGCCAGGCCACGCAGGAGATGCGCTTCGTCCAGCTCCTAAGATTGTGCGACTTCGCATCGCCCTTCTCGCTGAACGATCTCGGTTGCGGCTATGGCGCGCTGATCGCCTATCTCGGCCGCCGGCATAACGGCTGCGCGGTGGACTATCTCGGTATCGACGTCTCGGAGCCGATGGTTCGGCGGGCGCTGCGGCTTTGGCGGAACCGCGGCGACGCCGCGTTCGCCATAGGCCATAGCAGCCCCCGGACGGCCGACTACGCGGTCGCCAGCGGTATCTTCAACGTTGCGCAGGATCAGCCGCAGCACGACTGGGAGCAGTTCATCGCGGCGAGCCTCGATGATCTTCATCGCACCACCAGGCGCGGCTTCGCAGTCAATTTCATGAAGCGGCCGGAAAGCGCGCCTGCCCGCCGAGGCCTCTACACCACCGACACCGTATCCTGGGCGCGCTACTGCGCCAGCCGGTTCAATGCCATTGCAGAGGTGCACGACGGCTATGGATTGATGGAGTTCACGCTCATCGTGCGGAAACCCTAGCCTTCACGCGCCGACCGACAGCCGTCGTCGAGTCTCCTCCAGCAGCCGCCGGTAAATGCCCGCCCCCGTCAGCTCGATCAGGGCCTCGGCCCGATCGACGAGGAGGGCCACCTCGCCGAGGTGATCCGGGTTGTTGCTCGCCGCCAGCGCGGCGGCGAGCGCGATGGTGGCGCGGCATTCCGGCAGCCGGGCGTGCCGTTCCTGCGCCACCGCGATCGCTTCCCGTGCCTTGTCGATGGCCGCGGCGTGGGCGCCGGAACGAAGCTGATAGTCGGCGATGCTCGCAAGCATCTCTGGTTCGATTTCCATGGCAACGCGCGCCGCGCGCACGAACTCGACGCCCTCCGTCAACGACAGGATTGCGGCCTGATAGTTCTGCGCGATGCCCTGCGCCGTGCCGATGCAGGCGAGCGAATAGGCGCGCAAATAGGGACTGGCCTGGCGCGTCGCCAGTTCGATCACGCGCCAGGCATGGGTGGAGGCCATCGCGGAATCGTCAAGGCACCAGGCCAGATCGACATACCCAAGATGGGCGATGAACTGCACCGTCGGATCGATCAGCGTCGGATCGATGGCGAGAATTCGATCGAAGCACCGCCGCGCCTCGTCAAAACGGGCGAGACGAACCAGGATTCGGCCGCGGAGGCCGAAGATCCAGTGCTCGACATTGTAGCCAAGGAACTGGTGCTCGAAGTCGGTGATGCCAGGAACGCCGGCGAGCGCCGCATCACTCGCCGCCAGGGCTTCGCGCAAAAGGCCGGCCCAGCCGTAGGCTTGGCTGAGCGAGGCATTGAGCGTCGCGGCGCGACTGGTAAGCTGTCGCGATTCGGTCAGCGCCAAGGCTTCCCTGACGGTGTTGACGTAGGCATCGGCTTGCCCGCCGCTCGCACCCGCGATCCGTCCTTCGACGAACAGCAGGAGCGGGATCATGGAATCGTCGATCTCCTGCGCCCATTCCAACGCTTCCTGAATGAAGGGTTTTGCGTCCTCCGACGTCATGCCCTCGCGCCAGCCTAGCCAAGCGATCTGGCTGCTGGCCGCGATCCTGAGCACATCGCCCGCGAGAGTACGCTTCTGTCCCCCCTTCAGCGCGCGCACCTTGTGCCAATGCCGAATCGCTTCTGCCGGACTGGTCGAGCCGATCCAGCGCGCGGCGCGCGCGGCGTATTCGGCGGCGGCGTCGATCTCGCCGGCCTGCTCGAAATGGTGCGACAGGAGCGCTGAAAGCTCCTCGAGCCGCTCAGGATAAAATTGCTCGATCGCACGCGCCACCCGCGCGTGCAGAAGGCTGCGCCGCGCGCGGAGCTGGGTCGAGTAGGCGATTTCCTGAATCAGGGGATGGCGAAAGCTGTAGCCTTGGCCGTCCTCGCCGCTGCGCGCCTGGAGCATCTCGCCGGAACAGAGCCGGGCCAGCGTCGCCTCGAGCTCGACAGCGGACACGCTGGCAACGCTCTGCAGCACCGCGAGCTGAAACTCCTTGCCGATGATCGCGGCCGTGTGCAGGAGGTCGCGATCGCCGGGCGCCAGCCGATCAATCCGCGCTCCGATCACAGCCTGCACGGTCGGCGGCAGCACGTCGGAGACACCGGAAATGCCGCGCCGATAACCGCCCTGCTCGCCAACGATGGCCAGATGCTCGACCAGGGAACGGATCAGCTCCTCAGCGAAGAACGGGTTGCCGCCGCTGCGCTCGGCGACGCGCCGCCGTACCTCGGACAGCTCGTCCCCCGGCCCGAGCAGCTCGTTGACGAGATCGTCCGTATCCGTCGGCGAGAGCTCGGCGAGCTCGATCTGCTGGTACAGCGGCTCGCGCATCCAAGGCGCGAAATAGGCCGGCCGGAAATTCACGATCAGGACCGTCTTGGTGGAGATCACCGCGTCAACGAGCGTTGCGACGAATTCCTCGCTCGCCTGATCGAGCCAATGCAGGTCCTCGATGATGATCACCGACGCCGACGCGCCGCGCTGGCGAATCATGTGCCGGACGATGTCCAGCAAGCGAACGTTGCGTGCGCGCGGACCAAGCCAGGAGGGTGGGCCCTGGCCGTGCCTGATGCCGAGGAAATCGCAGACCAGCCAGAGGTCCGCCTCGAATGTAGAGCCCAGCTCGGCGAGGCGCGTGGCGATCTGCTTAACCGCCAGATCAGGCTCGTCGTCCGGTGAGACGTTGAAATAGGTCGAACGCAAGAACTCCAGCACCGGCTGCAGCGGCGTTGCCGTGCCATAGGGCTGCGCGCGGGCCTCGAACACCGGGATGTGGCGCGCGCGGCAATACTCAGCGAACTCGTAGCACAGCCGGCTCTTGCCGGTCCCGGGCGGGCCGACGATGCCGGTGACGCGCGAGCTGCCGGTCTCCACCGCCGCCAAAGTCCGCTGCAGCAGAGCCATCTCCCGCTCGCGCCCGCGGAACGTCGCCAAGGCGACACCGCGGAATTGCTGGCTAGCCACCGCCGGCTTGAGGTTCTTGAGAAGATACAGCTCGATCGGCTCCGGCACGCCGCGCAGGCGGTGACGGCCGAGCGGGCCGACGTCGCAGAACGAGCGCACCAGACGGTAGGTCTCGTCGGTCAGGCAAATCTCACCCGGTTCCGCCTTGGCCGGCAGCCGGCTCGCCAGATGAATGGTGAGCCCGTAAGCGCCGTGCTCGGTGACCGTGTCGACGAGCGGAGCATCCGCGACGATCTCGCCGGAATGCAGGCCGATGCGTACCGACATGGCATCGTCTCGCGCACGAAACGTGTCGCGGATCGCCAGCGCCGCCTCGCACGCCAGCAGGGCGTGGCCCTCCTGCGCGCGCGGTGCGCCGAAGAAGGCGAGGATGCCGTCGCCGAGAGTTCGGACCACCGTGCCCTCGAACCGCTCCACGCCGTCGCACATGGAATCGAGCGCGGGCTTGAGACGCTGCATGGCATCTTCAGCGGTTAGGCCGGCGACGATCTCGGTCGAGCTAACGAGATCGGCAAACAGCACCGTCACCTGCTTCAGCTCGCCCCGAAGCGGCCTCGTAGAATGCCCCGCCGCTGCCGGGATTGGGCGGCTCGCAGCATTCAGGGCCGCGCCGCAGGCCCCACAAAAACCTGAGCCGGGCGGGTTGAGATGATTGCAGGCGGAGCAGGCCATCGGCAAAGCCGAACCGCAGCCGTGACAGAAGCGATTGGTCGCCGGATTGTCACCGCCACAACTCTCACAGAGCATCTGATCCCCAACGAAGCAATAGTCGACCAGCAGGAAGCAGCACCGCAACGCGCGATGCCTAGCCTGCAATGCCGGTCATCCGCGCCCACCGGCCAAAGGCATCATCTTTGGCACCCTCAGGCAACCGAATAGTTCACATTTGGCGCGCAACTGGGTCGAAGTCGCGCCCAAAGGTTGCACAGAATATCCAAACACGCACGCTTGGTTCGTGAGTCCGGCAGGATCAGCCGGCGCTGAATTTGCTGTAGGCTTGCTCCGTCGCAACGATCACATGCTCGGCGCAGGCGTTGCGCCGGTGCGGATCGGCGTCACGCTCGTAGGCCTCCGACGTCATCATGTCGACGAAAGCCGCAACTGTGGGATAATGGACCAGCGCCACGAAATCCCAGTTGTTGCCCTGCTGCGGGCCGAGCGCGACCGCCTTGGCGTCGCCGGTCCAGAGCAGCGTGCCGCCGCGCGCCTTGATCATCGGCACTGTGACCGCACTGTAGCGCAAATAGGCGTCCCAGCCGGAACCGTCGCCGTCGCCGGAGCGCGCGTGGAAGCGCATCAGGTTCAGCATCACCACGGGTGCGCTCGAATCGAGCCGCTCCAAGCCGTCGATGTTCAACATATTAACCGTCAATGCCGCCTCCTCTGGTCATGCCTGCATTGTAGCATTGCGGCCGCGTGACTTGTGTCACGACGTAAATCCGGCGCAAGCTCGTATCCAACGCCAATGACGATCGCTTCGCCCGCGCCACCGGCCTCCAATCCGGCCAGTTGGCTCAACAACCAGCCTTATCTGCTGCTCAGCCTGAGCTCGCTGTTCTGGGCCGGCAACATCGTGCTCGCGCGCCACGTCGGCGCGCATGTGCCGCCGCTGACGGTGACCACGATCCGATGGTTCGGCGTGTTCCTGATCCTCCTGCCGTTCGCCTGGCCGCATCTGAAGCGCGACTGGCCGAATCTGCGCAAGAGCCTGCCGCTGATGCTGTTCCTGTCGCTGGTGGGCTTCGCCTTCAACAACGCGATCTCGTACTGGGCGATGCAGTACACGGAAGCGCTGAACGCGCTGCTGATCCAGTCGGCCGGGCCGCTGTTCGTGGCGCTGTGGTCGCTGGTGCTGTTCGGAGTGCGGCTGACCGGTGCGCAGCTCGCCGGCATCGGGATCTCGCTTCTCGGCGTGCTGATCATCATCCTGCGCGGCGATCTCGCCGCGCTCGCGAGCATCAGCTTCAACAGGGGCGACATCATGTTCGCCTCCTCGCTGGTGGCGTTCGGGATCTACTCCGCCTTCATCCCGCGGCGACCGAAGATCCACCAACTCTCCTTTCTCTCCTTCACCACCTGCTGCGGCGCGACGATGCTGCTGCCGACCGCGATCTGGGAGGCCTGGAGCGGCCGCGTCCTGCAACTCGACGGGGTGACGCTGGCGACGCTGGGCTACATCCTGATCTT containing:
- a CDS encoding DMT family transporter, giving the protein MSATDETTGAATSGHNWIANQPYLLLSITALCWAGNAIVGRLAAGHIPPVTLSFLRWFFAFLLVLPFAWKHLAQDWPAIRGKLGLMVTLSITGIGAFNTLQYWALEHTQALNTLLLQSAAPLVVALWSLAILGVRLTAAQAFGVLLSMCGVLIILLHGDFTTLSNIDFNKGDLIFVVALVIFALYSVLTLKRPPMHGLSFLAFTFGCGAACLIPLEIWELSARPVMKLDGPNLLTLFYVAVFPSTLAYLCFNRGVRLIGANRAAPFFHVVPVFGSIMAMAFLGEHPQAFHFIGFALVLAGVFVASRKQAA
- a CDS encoding class I SAM-dependent methyltransferase, producing MRAAVVTSELASPGAGDLSRIYNGIAAYYSAKVARFGATPNGVDWTCQATQEMRFVQLLRLCDFASPFSLNDLGCGYGALIAYLGRRHNGCAVDYLGIDVSEPMVRRALRLWRNRGDAAFAIGHSSPRTADYAVASGIFNVAQDQPQHDWEQFIAASLDDLHRTTRRGFAVNFMKRPESAPARRGLYTTDTVSWARYCASRFNAIAEVHDGYGLMEFTLIVRKP
- a CDS encoding adenylate/guanylate cyclase domain-containing protein, coding for MLCESCGGDNPATNRFCHGCGSALPMACSACNHLNPPGSGFCGACGAALNAASRPIPAAAGHSTRPLRGELKQVTVLFADLVSSTEIVAGLTAEDAMQRLKPALDSMCDGVERFEGTVVRTLGDGILAFFGAPRAQEGHALLACEAALAIRDTFRARDDAMSVRIGLHSGEIVADAPLVDTVTEHGAYGLTIHLASRLPAKAEPGEICLTDETYRLVRSFCDVGPLGRHRLRGVPEPIELYLLKNLKPAVASQQFRGVALATFRGREREMALLQRTLAAVETGSSRVTGIVGPPGTGKSRLCYEFAEYCRARHIPVFEARAQPYGTATPLQPVLEFLRSTYFNVSPDDEPDLAVKQIATRLAELGSTFEADLWLVCDFLGIRHGQGPPSWLGPRARNVRLLDIVRHMIRQRGASASVIIIEDLHWLDQASEEFVATLVDAVISTKTVLIVNFRPAYFAPWMREPLYQQIELAELSPTDTDDLVNELLGPGDELSEVRRRVAERSGGNPFFAEELIRSLVEHLAIVGEQGGYRRGISGVSDVLPPTVQAVIGARIDRLAPGDRDLLHTAAIIGKEFQLAVLQSVASVSAVELEATLARLCSGEMLQARSGEDGQGYSFRHPLIQEIAYSTQLRARRSLLHARVARAIEQFYPERLEELSALLSHHFEQAGEIDAAAEYAARAARWIGSTSPAEAIRHWHKVRALKGGQKRTLAGDVLRIAASSQIAWLGWREGMTSEDAKPFIQEALEWAQEIDDSMIPLLLFVEGRIAGASGGQADAYVNTVREALALTESRQLTSRAATLNASLSQAYGWAGLLREALAASDAALAGVPGITDFEHQFLGYNVEHWIFGLRGRILVRLARFDEARRCFDRILAIDPTLIDPTVQFIAHLGYVDLAWCLDDSAMASTHAWRVIELATRQASPYLRAYSLACIGTAQGIAQNYQAAILSLTEGVEFVRAARVAMEIEPEMLASIADYQLRSGAHAAAIDKAREAIAVAQERHARLPECRATIALAAALAASNNPDHLGEVALLVDRAEALIELTGAGIYRRLLEETRRRLSVGA
- a CDS encoding DUF1330 domain-containing protein translates to MTVNMLNIDGLERLDSSAPVVMLNLMRFHARSGDGDGSGWDAYLRYSAVTVPMIKARGGTLLWTGDAKAVALGPQQGNNWDFVALVHYPTVAAFVDMMTSEAYERDADPHRRNACAEHVIVATEQAYSKFSAG
- a CDS encoding DMT family transporter, whose product is MTIASPAPPASNPASWLNNQPYLLLSLSSLFWAGNIVLARHVGAHVPPLTVTTIRWFGVFLILLPFAWPHLKRDWPNLRKSLPLMLFLSLVGFAFNNAISYWAMQYTEALNALLIQSAGPLFVALWSLVLFGVRLTGAQLAGIGISLLGVLIIILRGDLAALASISFNRGDIMFASSLVAFGIYSAFIPRRPKIHQLSFLSFTTCCGATMLLPTAIWEAWSGRVLQLDGVTLATLGYILIFPSTLAYLFFNRGVALIGPNRAAPFFHLVPVFGSAMAILLLGEKIQPFHLIGYLLVLAGVVIASRQGSAVK